One window from the genome of Equus quagga isolate Etosha38 chromosome 6, UCLA_HA_Equagga_1.0, whole genome shotgun sequence encodes:
- the MTMR6 gene encoding myotubularin-related protein 6 produces MEHIRTTKVEQVKLLDRFSTSNKALTGTLYLTATHLLFIDSHQKETWILHHHIASVEKLALTTSGCPLVIQCKNFRIVHFIVPRERDCHDIYNSLLQLSKQAKYEDLYAFSYNPKQNDSERLRGWQLIDLAEEYKRMGVPNSNWQLSDANREYKICETYPRELYVPRIASKPIIVGSSKFRSKGRFPVLSYYHREKEAAVCRCSQPLSGFSARCLEDEHLLQAISKANPVNRYMYVMDTRPKLNAMANRAAGKGYENEDNYSNIRFQFVGIENIHVMRSSLQKLLEVNGTKGLSVNDFYSGLESSGWLRHIKAVMDAAIFLTKAIMIENASVLVHCSDGWDRTSQVCSLGSLLLDSFYRTIRGFMVLIEKDWISFGHKFSERCGHLDSDPKEVSPVFTQFLECVWHLTEQFPQAFEFNEAFLLQIHEHIYSCQFGNFLGNCQKEREELKLKEKTYSLWPFLLDDQKKYLNPLYSPKSQAVAVLEPNTVSFNFKFWRNMYHQFDRTLHPRQSVFNIIMNMNEQNKQLENDIKDLESKIKQHKNKQTDGVLTKELLHSVRPESPTLKTSLCFKEQTLLPVNDALRTIEGSNPADNRYSEYAEEFSKSEPAVVSLEYGVARMTC; encoded by the exons ATGGAGCACATCCGTACCACCAAG gttGAGCAAGTGAAATTACTTGACCGATTCAGTACCAGCAACAAGGCATTAACAGGAACACTGTATCTTACGGCCACACATCTGTTGTTTATAGACTCTCATCAGAAAGAAACCTGG ATATTGCACCACCATATTGCCTCAGTAGAGAAACTGGCTTTGACTACTTCTGGATGCCCACTTGTGATTCAGTGCAAGAACTTCAGGATTGTGCATTTCATTGTTCCCAGAGAAAGAGATTGCCATGATATTTACAACTCTTTGCTACAACTGTCAAAACAAG CAAAATATGAAGATCTCTatgcattctcttataatcccaAACAAAATGATTCAGAACGACTACGAGGTTGGCAGCTCATTGACCTTGCTGAGGAATATAAGAGGATGGGAGTGCCAAATTCAAATTGGCAGTTGTCTGACGCCAACCGAGAATACAAG ATTTGTGAAACTTATCCCAGAGAACTTTATGTTCCCCGAATAGCAAGCAAACCAATAATTGTTGGTAGTTCCAAGTTCCGGAGCAAGGGGAGGTTCCCAGTTCTCTCCTACTATCATCGAGAGAAAGAG gctGCCGTTTGTCGATGTAGTCAACCACTGTCAGGATTCAGTGCCAGGTGCCTGGAGGATGAACATTTGCTTCAAGCCATTAGTAAAGCCAATCCAGTCAATCGCTATATGTATGTCATGGACACCAGGCCCAAA ctgaATGCAATGGCCAACAGAGCAGCTGGAAAAGGTTATGAAAATGAAGATAACTATTCTAATATTAGATTTCAGTTTGTTGGAATTGAGAATATTCATGTCATGCGCTCCAGCCTTCAGAAATTATTGGAAG TCAATGGTACCAAAGGGCTTTCTGTCAATGATTTCTACTCTGGTTTGGAGAGCTCAGGATGGCTTCGCCATATCAAAGCTGTTATGGATGCTGCAATCTTCTTAACCAAA GCAATAATGATTGAAAATGCAAGTGTGTTGGTACATTGTTCTGATGGCTGGGATAGGACTTCCCAAGTGTGTTCCCTTGGCTCGCTTTTATTGGATTCCTTCTATAGGACAATCAGAGGATTCATG GTTTTAATTGAAAAGGATTGGATCTCCtttggacataaattttcagagAG GTGTGGCCATTTGGATAGTGACCCAAAGGAAGTCTCGCCGGTGTTTACCCAGTTCTTGGAGTGTGTGTGGCATTTGACTGAACAGTTTCCACAAGCGTTTGAGTTCAATGAAGCATTTCTTCTTCAGATCCATGAACATATTTATTCATGTCAATTTGGAAACTTCCTTGGAAATtgtcagaaggaaagagaagaactcAA GTTAAAGGAGAAGACTTACTCCCTGTGGCCGTTTCTTTTGGATGACCAAAAGAAGTACTTAAATCCTCTGTACAGTCCCAAATCTCAGGCAGTTGCGGTTTTGGAGCCAAATACAGTCTCTTTCAATTTTAA GTTTTGGAGAAACATGTACCACCAATTTGATCGAACATTGCATCCTAGGCAGTCTGTGTTTAATATAATTATGAATATGAATGAGCAGAATAAACAGTTAGAGAATGATATTAAAGACTTAGAATCT aaaattaaacaacataaaaataagcaaacagatGGAGTTCTCACCAAGGAATTATTACATTCAGTTCGTCCTGAATCGCCTACCCTCAAAACTTCCTTGTGTTTTAAGGAGCAAACTCTGCTACCTGTGAATGATGCTCTTCGAACTATAGAGGGCAGCAACCCAGCAGATAATCGGTACAGTGAATATGCTGAAGAGTTTTCCAAATCGGAACCCGCTGTGGTCAGCTTAGAGTATGGCGTGGCAAGAATGACTTGTTAG